TAAGTATTTATTTCATGTGTGAATTGAacatttatgtacagtatatattggTATACAATTTGTGACTGTAGAAGAGCATGCGAAAGAGgagataataaaaatcaaattcaATATAATTCTGGAATATCtgtacaaaataaacattttgcgCTTCTTTTAATATTCTCTATTCAACGTTAATGTTTTTTACGGGAGGAAAACGATTATCACGTAATTAAACGCGTTGCGTTCGTATTCTGGACTCGTGCTGCTCTGTACATGGTATTATTTATAACGCTGTCTTATTgcattaagcattttaaaaggtctcttttctctctttgaaAGCCAACAGATACATTGAAAGCCGGTGTGAAGACGTAATCCGGGCCatgagaagatgttgtgaactTCATGCAGGAGAGAACTCTGTGTGCTGCTCTGGATTTAAACACGATAACAAAACCACAGAGGAGAAAGCAGATCAAACTAAATGATGTGCTCTATaccagaaataaatatatatttattttaccagaCACCATAActccaaaagtatgtgcacccatGATGATCACACCATAATGTGGTCCTTCTCCAAACTGGTTAACTTCTTTCCCTTAAGAGAACATTATAGTGTTCCAGCACAACAATGctcatgtgcacaaagcgagcttcaggaggttggactggaagaaatctagtgtcctgcacagaaccCTAACCTCCTGAACCTCCATGAAGATCCTGACATCCGTGTCTGATGTCACTAATGCTCTACTCTAGTGGAAAGACTGCATGTTGAAACTTATTCCAAAACCAgaataaatctggaatgagaCGTTCAACAGGAACATGTCTGatcaggggtgcacatacttttagcCGTATCGCATGTAAACAGGGACGTTTGGAGGTTTGATCGCTCCAAAGAACCATCTTTGtactgttctttaaaaaaaaaaaaaaaaaaaaaaatgggcttTGATGCTGATTAAAGGAAATTCAAAGACGAACAGCAGCTGTTGAACATcaactatttatttatggatATGAAAATAAGGAGATTTTTAATCTCTTTAAGGGAATAATCCCCAAACACTTTAAATCTGTAACGTTCATGGGTTTTTCGCACAGTGCTCAAATTCTGCTTCTCGCATGCACAGAAGTCTTTGGATAAACATGTTTTGAATATGTAAGATGATCTTTCGTATCATGAAATATAattcaagggaaaaaaaaggcatcaAATCAGTGCAAATATTTAAACGCTGGCAGGTCGAGTGATGATGAAAATATAAACAcctacaatatataaataaaccattaaagaaaagaaagtgttcTGTTTTTAGTCTCAGCACGATGCTGATGTTCATCGTAGTTTTGTGTGAGCGGCTAAAATGGACGAGAAAATCATTACGAGGCCAGACCGAGCAGGAACCCTCCCACGAAGCCTCCCGAGAGGACGATGTTCTTCTTCACGAACTTCTGCACCtttacgagagagagagagagagagagagagagagagagagagagagagagagacacgactgaaaattaatgaattatataGAGAGGAACGatacaaaaattattaattaaaaaggaatgaataaattatttaacaaaaaaagacaaatagaaaaaaaaaaatctgaccaaaataaataaataatgcaagtaaaaatataaaatatacagttaaAGACTGAggaaaaaagtattaataaaataaataaatagaaaacaattaAATAGAAAACCAAATGAGTGAAAAAtgaacaatgcaaaaaaatgaatgaatgaaatttttaatagaacagttaaataaacagaaataataaatgaaataatttaataagctaatgaaatagaaaatacattttaaaaatgtttttaaaaaatcagtacattaattaaatgaagcaactaaaattgacaaataatacaaatactgtacaatactgaTAAATAATCtgcttttaattctttttttgtgtgtttttctaaaATGCTCAGCTTTATAAGATTCTTTTCCCCCTCAAGATAAGAAGTCTGT
This Silurus meridionalis isolate SWU-2019-XX chromosome 15, ASM1480568v1, whole genome shotgun sequence DNA region includes the following protein-coding sequences:
- the cmc4 gene encoding cx9C motif-containing protein 4, whose translation is MPQKDPCQKPACAIQKCLQANRYIESRCEDVIRAMRRCCELHAGENSVCCSGFKHDNKTTEEKADQTK